One Synechococcus sp. PROS-9-1 DNA window includes the following coding sequences:
- a CDS encoding DUF1651 domain-containing protein, producing the protein MPNGEPALLKRRQYLRREQAEQLWKALRCQGWRQTQPVWGPGCEP; encoded by the coding sequence ATGCCAAACGGTGAACCAGCGCTGTTGAAGCGTCGGCAGTACTTGCGCCGTGAGCAGGCTGAGCAGCTCTGGAAAGCTTTGCGCTGTCAGGGGTGGAGGCAAACGCAACCTGTGTGGGGCCCTGGTTGTGAGCCATAA